In Bombus affinis isolate iyBomAffi1 chromosome 8, iyBomAffi1.2, whole genome shotgun sequence, the following proteins share a genomic window:
- the LOC126919447 gene encoding uncharacterized protein LOC126919447, whose product MDTDMSGAVECKKKKRNRGKRRPFAPPLKRTRKPGRRGGAKGRSRVLKRLRGSTSMEGGNGVVTTPSPSPDGPPVIDLTFSDEDTLELPPSSPVVEVIVTDACAKVRFPEEIPDEVLEAYLRHHSLGQGGICPDALSWCLDRFSEMCPDASYMNFQFV is encoded by the exons ATGGATACTGACATGTCTGGAGCTGTAGAG tgtaagaaaaagaaaaggaatagAGGGAAGCGCAGGCCGTTCGCACCTCCCTTGAAACGTACCAGGAAACCTGGTCGTCGTGGCGGTGCAAAAGGTCGTAGTCGGGTGCTAAAGAGGTTGAGAGGCTCAACTTCCATGGAGGGTGGTAATGGCGTGGTTACAACCCCATCGCCGAGTCCTGATGGTCCTCCGGTTATTGACCTGACTTTCTCCGATGAAGACACCCTCGAGTTACCGCCAAGTTCTCCTGTGGTCGAGGTGATAGTTACAGATGCCTGCGCCAAGGTCCGTTTTCCGGAGGAAATTCCTGATGAAGTGTTGGAAGCCTATCTACGCCACCATTCCTTAGGTCAGGGGGGTATCTGTCCAGACGCACTCTCTTGGTGTCTAGATAGGTTTAGTGAGATGTGCCCGGATGCGTCGTATATGAATTTTCAATTTGTTTAG